From Podospora bellae-mahoneyi strain CBS 112042 chromosome 3, whole genome shotgun sequence, the proteins below share one genomic window:
- a CDS encoding hypothetical protein (EggNog:ENOG503P2PE; COG:S) codes for MAQAGISPLPISISTIMPADMMAHLGSGQGQPGLVMYGLYGLDTFEHVDIDEYQVPFPINRRRPCSSSFPKPCVFDSMASSPSPGSVTTAPSREGSRIGRPPQWTVSRSRKLARLYLYTTLSIERIIRVLEDDVFKPRKNSAQKTIHKMLDNDPRYLRPESRIEMNQRISNLAASVTRRRKKTAVPAYESSLHGATIDALYGEKEHNLARTEISSVSGSSRRVEEGPSFDFAGSPDALLSPIRWSIPLSAQRTDVTDFAGSSDRGSAMVQDLKRRLSDCSTHFAHQITSLIRDFTIAGSSQDELSTGRRPSVALSDRSGHDELSELGISNEPFEAFPEPAFAVPGDFLSAHRRNCADFPGQQHGVGDCWCSIAGDTSLDQNSWLMPTGELSVRARHVLNHPSPGSLSLLDSFGNTPLHLFATLEGYQDTLFRMVLNCDVETLKIANTAGQTFLHTLNLEWFLNLTDPSTLLKQLLSHIRDSVPDLVHETDVYGRTFFHRAHSLVRDPEALANLFSPFDSLRAARRDAFGFNPLGSGITGDQGPYIPPRRGNNLSPQVEYLSSSAGPSRGHSASPSDNDSFLAYHARLVEVIQSSYNNPQVEDAEGRNGLHCLAEAILNQQSMNRHVSSSVGAPSIHQRPSLKRKLDSSKESITSFPSPSPSSTASASTVSNESTLTTRLRHLTGLLHHSHVDVNAYDKSGNTPLMAFITHISDDQDDKSKTLLAILETIIRAKGCKIEARNRRGETALLVAARLGRKVALTTLLEHGANVHARDVDGRGVLEVVDEVCKGAGRGDRGKGAGKGDISLYARAEACRVLLTGKRDWGVVGRPGVGREWRV; via the exons ATGGCCCAGGCCGGAATATCACCTTTACCTATCTCGATATCAACGATTATGCCTGCAGACATGATGGCTCATCTTGGATCAGGCCAAGGACAGCCCGGCCTCGTCATGTATGGTCTCTATGGACTAGATACGTTCGAGCACGTCGACATCGATGAATATCAGGTTCCGTTCCCCATCAACCGTCGTCGACCATGCTCAAGCAGCTTTCCCAAGCCTTGCGTGTTCGACAGTAtggcctcctcaccatcaccaggcTCTGTTACAACTGCGCCGTCCAGAGAAGGCTCTCGGATCGGACGACCACCGCAATGGACAGTTTCACGATCACGAAAGCTGGCTAGGCTATACCTCTATACGACACTTTCCATCGAGAGGATTATCCGGGTGCTTGAAGATGACGTCTTCAAACCGAG GAAGAATTCAGCTCAAAAGACGATTCACAAAATGCTGGACAACGACCCCCGATATCTTCGACCCGAGTCACGGATTGAAATGAACCAACGCATCAGTAATCTTGCTGCCTCTGTCACTCGCCGAAGAAAGAAGACGGCAGTTCCAGCCTACGAATCAAGCCTTCATGGAGCAACCATAGACGCCTTGTATGGCGAG AAGGAACACAATCTGGCAAGGACTGAAATTTCGTCAGTATCTGGCTCAAGCCGTAGGGTAGAGGAAGGCCCTTCCTTTGATTTTGCTGGTTCGCCCGACGCACTCCTTAGTCCTATTCGATGGTCGATACCCCTGAGCGCTCAGAGGACAGACGTCACCGACTTTGCGGGCTCTAGTGACAGAGGTTCAGCCATGGTCCAAGACCTCAAGAGGAGGCTATCAGACTGTTCCACGCACTTCGCCCACCAAATCACATCGTTGATTAGAGACTTTACTATTGCTGGAAGTTCACAAGACGAATTATCTACTGGCCGCCGACCTTCTGTGGCTCTCAGTGACAGGTCTGGGCACGACGAACTTTCTGAGTTGGGGATCAGTAACGAGCCATTCGAAGCCTTCCCCGAGCCGGCCTTCGCAGTACCAGGAGACTTTTTGAGCGCGCACAGACGGAACTGTGCCGACTTTCCAGGGCAGCAACATGGAGTCGGTGACTGTTGGTGCTCCATCGCCGGTGATACCTCGCTGGACCAGAACTCTTGGTTGATGCCGACGGGTGAATTGAGTGTGCGTGCACGCCATGTTCTTAATCATCCTTCTCCAGGTAGTCTCAGCCTCCTTGACAGTTTCGGGAACACGCCTCTACACCTCTTCGCCACGCTAGAAGGGTACCAAGACACCCTCTTCAGAATGGTGCTCAATTGCGATGTCGAAACCCTGAAGATTGCGAACACTGCTGGCCAAACGTTTCTCCATACGCTCAACCTGGAGTGGTTCCTCAACCTTACAGACCCGTCGACACTACTGAAACAACTTCTTTCACACATCAGAGACTCAGTTCCAGACCTTGTTCACGAGACCGATGTGTATGGACGCACCTTCTTTCACCGCGCCCATTCCCTCGTTCGGGATCCAGAAGCCCTTGCCAACCTCTTCTCTCCGTTCGACTCTCTTCGGGCAGCCCGCCGTGATGCCTTCGGCTTCAATCCTCTTGGCAGCGGCATAACGGGCGATCAAGGCCCATATATTCccccaagaagaggaaataACCTTTCACCTCAAGTTGAATACCTTTCCAGTTCCGCCGGTCCTTCACGCGGTCATTCTGCCTCGCCCAGCGACAACGACTCGTTCTTAGCCTATCATGCTCGTCTTGTCGAAGTCATCCAGTCATCCTACAACAACCCACAGGTGGAGGACGCTGAAGGCCGTAACGGATTACACTGTCTTGCAGAGGCTATTCTCAACCAGCAGTCCATGAACCGCCATGTCTCTTCTTCTGTCGGCGCCCCTTCCATCCACCAGCGACCCAGTCTCAAACGAAAACTAGACTCTTCCAAAGAGTCAATCACTTCTTTCCCATCACCttcgccttcctccaccgcttCTGCTTCGACCGTCTCGAACGAATCTACCCTCACGACTCGACTTCGCCATCTCACTGGCCTTCTCCACCACTCGCACGTCGATGTCAACGCCTATGACAAGTCAGGCAACACACCTCTTATGGCTTTCATCACACATATTTCAGATGATCAGGACGACAAATCAAAGACATTACTCGCCATTCTTGAAACTATCATTCGAGCAAAGGGGTGTAAGATCGAGGCTAGGAACAGAAGGGGCGAGAcagccttgttggtggcggcTAGGCTGGGCAGGAAGGTAGCACTAACAACACTGTTGGAACATGGAGCCAATGTTCACGCCCGAGAtgtggatgggaggggggtgttggaggtggtggatgaagTTTGCAAAggggctgggaggggagataGAGGGAAGGGTGCTGGCAAGGGGGACATAAGCCTGTATGCCAGGGCGGAGGCTTGCAGGGTTCTGTTGACTGGGAAGAGGGAttggggtgttgttggaagGCCTGGGGTagggagggagtggagggtgTAA
- the SDA1 gene encoding Severe Depolymerization of Actin (COG:U; EggNog:ENOG503NWY1; BUSCO:EOG09260TLW), which produces MPKRKVAALEKVEADLVSLQYKIRRDPRSYAQEFYDQWLAYDAQRQIFVSSPATASSEDVKKFHDLVDLVAHVANLYPEITAPFPDHLKELLNQHHAALDKELREKIVGSLVLLKRKDVIDSTSLLTTLFPILINTPSKTLRSLLYTKIISDLREANNKTTNHKLNRTIQTVLHNLVTSDRTSTKGMWACRITRELWRRQVWNDARPVDVMKEACLSDNEKVVVGGVRFFLGGDKEREEALEDDASDDDVDLKKVKHQGTINKKTKKRSKQYEKAIEKIKKQEKKKHAPHPLNFSALHLIHDPQGFAEKLFQKHLQNTKNKFSLENKLLVLQLVTRLVGLHKLTIISLYSWFVKYLSPKQANVTSFLASLAQATHNLVPPDVIEPLIVKIANEFVSEASAVEVCAAGINSIREVAMRQPLCMNETLLQDLVMYQKSKDKGVVMAAKGLQSLYREVYPELLQKKFRGKQATMGLRSGEIKLRRFGEEEEGGIEGLELLARYKEEQKKKKAAEEAEEDENGEKKAKKDDDEEDDGFNSDEWEIGSTDSESSGGWIDVSSDEEDDGPAKKKARKSKGGDDDDEDEAPDLVEKEDPAAEAERITKLATTTILTPADLAKLQELRREAKLDKMLGTTQSKRKKELIEKHIEDGVTAEDIELPAMLGKKSTKEERVALARDGKPGREEHKSTQAIRKSKKEAAGKSTTNKEKARKKNFLMTIGKARAKNKRSLVETKKALTNHIAKSKQGGRRRNGV; this is translated from the exons ATGCCGAAACGAAAGGTTGCCGCGCTCGAAAAGGTCGAGGCTGACCTGGTCAGTTTGCAGTACAAGATCCGCAGAGATCCCAG ATCTTATGCGCAGGAATTTTACGACCAATGGCTCGCCTACGACGCCCAGCGCCAGATTTTTgtctcctctcccgccacGGCTTCTAGCGAGGACGTCAAGAAGTTCCACGACTTGGTCGATCTTGTCGCGCACGTCGCGAACCTCTACCCCGAGATTACCGCCCCATTTCCGGATCATCTGAAGGAGTTGCTCAACCAGCACCATGCCGCTCTCGACAAGGAGCTCAGGGAGAAGATTGTGGGCAGCTTGGTGctgctgaagaggaaggatgtGATCGACTCGACGAGCCTGCTGACGACGCTGTTTCCTATTTTGATCAACACACCAAGCAAGACGCTCCGATCTCTGCTGTACACCAAGATTATCAGCGATTTGAGGGAGgcaaacaacaagaccacgAATCACAAGTTGAACCGGACGATTCAGACGGTGCTGCACAATTTGGTCACGTCTGACAGGACTTCGACCAAGGGAATGTGGGCTTGCCGTATCACGAGGGAATTGTGGAGAAGACAGGTCTGGAACGATGCGCGACCGGTCGATGTCATGAAGGAGGCCTGCTTGAGCGACAATGAgaaggttgtggtgggtggtgtgagATTCTTTCTGGGCGGTgacaaggagagagaggaggcgttggaagatgatgccagtgatgatgatgttgatctTAAGAAGGTCAAGCATCAGGGGACGATCaacaagaagaccaagaagaggTCGAAGCAGTATGAGAAGGCGATcgaaaagatcaagaa gcaagaaaagaagaagcatgCGCCACATCCCCTCAACTTCTCGGCGCTCCATCTTATCCACGACCCTCAGGGCTTCGCCGAGAAGCTCTTCCAGAAGCACCTCCAGAACACCAAGAACAAGTTCTCTCTCGAGAACaagcttcttgtcctccagCTTGTGACCCGTTTGGTCGGTCTGCACAAGCTGACCATCATCTCGCTCTATTCCTGGTTCGTCAAGTACCTGTCACCCAAACAGGCCAACGTCACCTCTTTCCTGGCTTCCCTGGCCCAGGCAACACACAACCTCGTCCCACCCGATGTCATTGAGCCATTGATTGTGAAGATCGCCAACGAGTTTGTCTCGGAAGCTTCAGCAGTTGAGGTGTGCGCGGCAGGTATCAATTCCATCAGGGAGGTGGCCATGCGCCAGCCGCTGTGCATGAACGAGACCCTCCTCCAGGATCTGGTCATGTACCAAAAGAGCAAGGATAAGGGTGTTGTTATGGCTGCTAAGGGTCTGCAGTCACTCTACAGAGAGGTCTACCCCGAGTTGCTGCAAAAGAAGTTCCGCGGCAAGCAAGCCACCATGGGCTTGAGATCAGGCGAGATCAAGCTGCGCAGGttcggcgaggaagaagagggcggTATTGAGGGTCTGGAGTTGTTGGCCCGGTAcaaggaggagcaaaagaagaagaaggccgccgaagaggcagaggaggatgagaacggcgagaagaaggcgaagaaggacgacgatgaggaggatgacgggtTCAACTCTGACGAGTGGGAGATTGGTTCTACGGACAGCGAATCCTCTGGCGGGTGGATCGACGTCAGcagtgacgaggaagatgacgggcctgccaagaagaaggcgaggaagagcaagggcggtgatgatgatgatgaagatgaggcGCCCGACCTTGTGGAAAAGGAAGACCCGGCGGCTGAGGCGGAAAGGATAACGAAGCTTGCCACAACGACCATTTTGACGCCGGCTGATTTGGCCAAGCTGCAGGAACTTCGTCGGGAGGCCAAGCTTGACAAGATGCTGGGCACGACGCAGTCCAAGCGCAAGAAGGAGCTTATCGAGAAGCACATTGAGGACGGGGTTACAGCTGAGGATATCGAGCTTCCGGCTATGTTGGGCAAGAAGTCGACtaaggaggagagggtggctCTGGCGAGAGATGGCAAGCCAGGCAGGGAGGAACACAAGTCTACTCAGGCCATcaggaagagcaagaaggaggCCGCGGGCAAGAGCACGaccaacaaggagaaggcgaggaagaagaattTCTTGATGACGATTGGCAAGGCGAGggccaagaacaagaggagTTTGGTCGAGACGAAGAAGGCGTTGACGAATCACATTGCCAAGAGCAAGCAGggcgggagaagaaggaacgGTGTTTAA
- a CDS encoding hypothetical protein (EggNog:ENOG503NVSQ; COG:A): MSGPMSTSPAATQPGLIDTLDSFVDFSDYDTNNLYQSPSLSPAGSNKGVFARPIKAETTTANTLLQTNQTLSGPSHQYDLYKQQTGIVPGAIATTFSLNQPNAHLQGYNTGFGSFDYLNMGTNDELFDFNTAPSQGSMTSPELDTMDFDSPSSDPTFFYESTINPSNIGPQEPSGLSSPPPQVFQPGRVWPGMHQQAALAKQQQQQQQQQQQQQQQQQRQRAQAQQQQNKSAQKAKSPQANDPIVEQKITQLLNSMRAKTSEEPSQNNTVLNIPRPKKDEDDMDEDERLLASEEGKKLSSKERRQLRNKVSARAFRSRRKEYITQLESEIANKVTENGDLRAQNRALVDENKRLTDLTRMLLGSPSFSDFLNQLSANPQMLPQSQPQQTSQPEQQRQLPKDINPYAAQQQLHNQQIGLAMVPEQVDFSSLVNMEPSDGFSYQPQVFAVLETPEPIFDANLLSGKTSNFVGQQFDSDDEDKDMPIIEQAPTLAEAKKQEPAPINEEFENNPDFVLYHDSPAPTESVTSPVELDVEALSQSVSELDTFSGIEPEKALSRYELVNTTEDEAVADRAVARIQRLTSKLDCIASRLEMLGVGL, from the exons ATGTCAGGGCCTATGTCAACGAGCCCGGCTGCGACGCAGCCTGGGTTGATTGATACCCTCGATTCTTTTGTCGACTTTTCCGACTacgacaccaacaacctctaCCAGTCTCCCTCTCTTTCACCTGCCGGCTCGAACAAGGGCGTGTTTGCGCGACCGATCAAGGCCGAGACAACAACGGCAAACACCCTGCTCCAGACCAACCAGACGCTAAGCGGGCCCAGCCACCAGTACGACCTCTACAAACAACAAACCGGTATTGTTCCCGGAGCCATCGCAACAACCTTTTCGCTCAACCAGCCCAACGCCCATCTTCAAGGATACAACACCGGATTCGGGAGTTTTGATTATCTCAACATGGGCACCAACGATGAGTTGTTCGATTTTAACACGGCGCCGTCGCAGGGGTCGATGACGTCGCCCGAGTTGGACACCATGGACTTCGACTCGCCCTCATCGGATCCGACCTTCTTCTACGagtccaccatcaacccGAGCAACATCGGTCCACAGGAGCCATCCGGGCtgtcctcgccgccgcctcagGTGTTCCAGCCCGGTCGCGTTTGGCCCGGCATGCACCAACAGGCAGCTTtggccaagcagcagcagcagcagcagcaacaacaacagcaacagcaacagcaacagcaaagaCAGCGTGCGCaggctcaacagcaacaaaacaagTCCGCACAGAAGGCCAAGTCACCGCAGGCCAACGACCCTATTGTCGAGCAGAAGATTACTCAGCTTCTTAACTCTATGCGCGCCAAAACCTCAGAGGAGCCCTCCCAGAACAATACCGTCCTCAACATTCCCCGCCCAaagaaggacgaggacgacatggatgaggatgagaggcTGCTCGCAAGTGAAGAGGGCAAGAAGCTTAGCAGCAAGGAAAGACGACAGCTCAGAAATAAGGTGTCCGCCCGTGCTTTCAGATCCAGGAGAAAGG AATACATCACCCAGCTTGAAAGTGAAATCGCCAACAAGGTCACCGAGAACGGCGATCTTCGTGCCCAGAACCGCGCCCTGGTTGACGAGAACAAGCGTCTCACCGACCTCACACGCATGCTTCTTggctctccctccttctctgaTTTCCTCAACCAGTTGAGCGCAAATCCTCAGATGCTTCCCCAGTCTCAGCCTCAGCAGACCTCCCAAccagagcagcagcgccaGTTGCCCAAGGACATCAACCCATATGCcgctcaacaacagctccACAACCAGCAAATCGGTCTTGCCATGGTTCCTGAGCAGGTTGACTTCTCCTCGCTGGTAAACATGGAGCCCAGCGATGGCTTCTCGTACCAGCCCCAGGTCTTTGCTGTCCTCGAGACCCCCGAGCCCATCTTTGATGCCAACCTTCTCTCTGGCAAGACCAGCAACTTTGTTGGTCAACAGTTCGATTCGGACGATGAGGACAAAGACATGCCCATCATCGAGCAGGCACCGACCctcgccgaggccaagaagcaagaGCCCGCTCCCATCAatgaggagtttgagaatAACCCCGATTTCGTCCTCTACCACGACTCTCCTGCTCCTACCGAGTCAGTGACCAGCCCAGTTGAACTTGACGTCGAGGCCCTCTCCCAGTCCGTGTCTGAACTGGATACCTTCAGTGGCATTGAACCTGAGAAGGCACTCAGCCGGTACGAATTGGTGAACACTACCGAGGATGAAGCGGTTGCGGACAGGGCTGTCGCGAGGATACAACGGCTTACCTCCAAATTGGATTGTATCGCATCCaggttggagatgttgggtGTCGGCTTGTAG
- a CDS encoding hypothetical protein (EggNog:ENOG503P2ED; COG:S) has product MMVGLSTSAMSHDRDISLDNDTEAPELPCTICEGQHPPNPRLCGNCQSWNDLSHLRICDEPSYLKLDAYRFTNRGSQGPRGVHPHTFDDIAYQDLNAFKGRRDCMICQLVSDSVQHFGQQHISNGSKSAFKFGLWRPFLMRHVASTAYTNSSTLTAAPSPNPSLTGRICILPGVILTQSNGTSSFTPLVLKLVLYYRHDSYDLQHVEQWMPNPISLPNLTAWLDDCRHNHGDECNDLLMPMVAPPGLRLIDTQLNRIVDWTTPNADYVALSYCWAAATPETTSPTPADDLQLQLDNIDQLSRDHGLDISRLPPVLADAIQLCRDLGKRYLWVDRLCIIQDDAKSKHSQITAMDRIYHMADFTIVALSSKPGLPGVSSRPKDTSPEALYGLWDGPFESSIGLAYGPAADRAIRGSRWDTRGWTFQERKLSRRLVFVDDQRAYFSCYQGARWEHDTRVGADTVHDSSTSGLQVEPSFVAYACCAIPYSMRELSFRSDILNAFAGVGNVLSSRMETEMLFGIPERYLLQGLLWRSDDFAVGRDETLGIPSWSWASWDGIVDYGPGFRATFGLRGEGGGRAGTPNLYGPGLRYFRGYYPSDVGNLVTFWYSDKKQVRRVVEDKTWFGLDYMTEEEFWDYLDEEWVRGDRLAERGEWETRAHSWRGCWHNPWKARRYEGVSDEARGKGERIPGSLVFTTTCASLWLHPAKQTLFNTPATAVCFDMMTSAPKPDTNIDKLPFVGRTMLMEKQWAEQIFDDPSRAYRIVVIGAGVAWDVRSYGQPGWKDFAPGAPWGLCVLITKEIDGVLYRLASGVVDLIAWTDLRPSWESVVLG; this is encoded by the coding sequence ATGATGGTTGGTTTGTCAACATCCGCCATGTCTCATGACCGAGATATTTCGCTTGACAACGACACCGAAGCACCTGAACTGCCATGCACGATATGTGAGgggcaacaccctcccaacccacgcCTATGCGGCAATTGTCAGTCTTGGAATGATCTCTCCCACCTTCGAATTTGCGACGAGCCCAGCTACCTGAAGTTGGACGCTTATCGTTTCACGAACCGCGGGTCTCAGGGGCCCAGAGGTGTTCACCCACACACATTCGACGACATAGCATACCAGGACCTCAATGCCTTCAAAGGTCGTCGAGACTGTATGATATGTCAGCTCGTCAGCGACTCAGTTCAACATTTCGGCCAGCAGCATATTTCTAATGGCTCAAAATCTGCCTTCAAGTTTGGTCTGTGGAGGCCATTCCTGATGAGGCATGTTGCCTCAACAGCCTACACAAATTCGTCAACTCTCACAGCAGCACCATCGCCGAACCCCTCGCTTACAGGCCGAATCTGTATTCTACCCGGCGTCATCCTTACTCAAAGCAACGGGACCTCTTCATTCACACCTCTCGTCCTGAAGCTGGTGCTTTATTACCGCCACGACAGCTACGACCTCCAGCATGTCGAACAATGGATGCCAAATCCCATCTCACTCCCCAACTTGACCGCATGGTTAGACGACTGCCGACACAACCACGGAGACGAATGCAACGACCTCCTCATGCCAATGGTGGCACCGCCAGGTCTCCGATTGATAGACACCCAACTTAACAGGATCGTGGACTGGACAACACCCAACGCAGACTATGTCGCGCTTAGCTACTGCTGGGCGGCAGCCACTCCAGAaacaacctctcccaccccagCAGATGACCTCCAACTTCAGCTCGACAACATTGACCAACTTTCTCGTGATCACGGTCTCGATATCAGCCGTCTTCCCCCAGTCCTGGCAGACGCAATCCAACTCTGCCGCGACCTCGGCAAACGCTACCTCTGGGTCGACAGACTCTGCATCATCCAGGACGACGCAAAAAGCAAACACTCCCAAATCACCGCCATGGATCGCATCTACCACATGGCAGATTTCACCATTGTTGCCTTGAGTTCCAAACCCGGACTCCCGGGTGTTTCCTCCCGCCCCAAAGACACTTCCCCCGAAGCCCTTTACGGCCTATGGGACGGCCCGTTTGAAAGCTCCATAGGTCTTGCCTATGGCCCCGCAGCAGACAGAGCTATCAGAGGCTCAAGATGGGATACAAGGGGGTGGACATTTCAGGAACGAAAgctgtcaagaaggttggtgtttgtggaTGATCAGCGCGCGTATTTCAGCTGTTACCAAGGTGCGAGATGGGAGCATGACACCCGGGTGGGGGCCGACACAGTCCATGACTCTTCCACCTCGGGGCTGCAAGTTGAGCCAAGTTTTGTTGCCTACGCCTGCTGCGCGATTCCTTACTCCATGAGGGAACTGTCCTTCAGAAGTGATATCCTCAACGCGTTTGCCGGGGTGGGGAATGTGCTCTCGTCACGAATGGAAACGGAGATGTTGTTTGGGATTCCGGAGCGGTATCTCCTCCAGGGACTGCTATGGCGGTCAGATGATTTTGCCGTCGGGAGGGATGAAACGTTGGGGATCCCGAGTTggagctgggcgagctgggaCGGGATAGTGGATTACGGGCCTGGGTTTAGGGCTACgtttgggttgaggggggaggggggtgggagagctGGCACGCCGAATCTGTATGGACCCGGGCTGAGGTATTTTAGGGGGTATTACCCCTCTGACGTGGGGAATTTGGTGACGTTTTGGTATTCTGATAAGAAgcaggtgaggagggtggtagAGGACAAGACTTGGTTCGGGTTAGACTACATGACTGAGGAAGAGTTTTGGGATTATTTGGATGAggagtgggtgaggggggataggctggcggagaggggggagtgggagacgAGGGCGCATtcgtggagggggtgttggcatAATCCTTGGAAGGCGAGACGGTATGAGGGGGTAAGTGATGAAGcgagggggaaaggggaaaggatCCCTGGGTCGCTGGTGTTTACCACGACTTGCGCGTCGCTGTGGCTTCACCCGGCGAAACAGACATTGTTTAACACGCCTGCTACGGCTGTCTGCTTTGACATGATGACCTCCGCCCCGAAGCCAGATACGAACATCGACAAGCTTCCCTTCGTTGGAAGGACAATGCTCATGGAGAAGCAGTGGGCTGAGCAGATATTTGATGATCCAAGCAGGGCGTACCGCATCGTGGTTATCGGGGCTGGGGTGGCGTGGGATGTTCGGAGTTATGGTCAACCTGGGTGGAAGGATTTCGCGCCAGGAGCTCCATGGGGTCTCTGTGTTTTGATCACGAAAGAGATAGATGGGGTACTCTACCGTCTAGCCAGCGGTGTAGTCGACCTCATCGCTTGGACAGATCTGAGACCATCATGGGAGTCAGTGGTgcttggatga
- a CDS encoding hypothetical protein (EggNog:ENOG503P04U; COG:S), with amino-acid sequence MRLINANTLRFEEFFEKPLPPYLVLSHTWGEDEVTFRDMQQPHLHLGKSGYAKITQTCRLACSKAIDYVWVDTCCIDKTSSAELTESINSMFQWYQRAVVCVVHLADMESGVDFGTGVRFSRWITRGWTLQELIAPKKVEFYDSKWKLCGQKPRNSDVLSAATKIPEDLLLGNHRSSEYSVAQRLSWASSRTTTRVEDEAYCLFGILEVNMPLIYGEGKMAFRRLQEELIKRSNDITIFAWQPTREEVQEGHCGVLAASPQAFALCEHVCVWRPSTSHNPQFVLTNRGIQLQDIFFHRMPLKNDQPAGANESLKREYVFMVGFLSRGSGVYLGIQLRKIGESLFLRKSRPLKMISGTENKSLLKTDIATCHFVTDTRPLDNDTLLAFRKRCTEVSIPEWSMKHTIPSGYWDDQDMIQFHLPTYLVGAFLLEGDVGGKRTRFTVLYRREGEDQVRIYILETAKHTAATTYIFRRRAPGDMLHWEDLGLDHPQVLEASNQTQVVIDRRQFTVTASLPSKALDFFGRTKIGRSLQLEVVENRPKGDPGAEGRELVPYRQGRTNRRHRSTDESFPRIANTSLPRSRPEFQSIPS; translated from the coding sequence ATGCGGTTAATAAACGCCAACACTTTGCGCTTTGAAGAGTTCTTCGAGAAGCCCCTTCCTCCCTATTTGGTTCTATCACATACCtggggagaagatgaagTCACCTTTCGAGACATGCAACAACCCCACCTGCACCTGGGCAAGTCTGGCTACGCCAAAATCACACAGACATGTCGACTGGCCTGCTCCAAGGCCATAGACTATGTCTGGGTCGACACTTGTTGCATTGACAAGACCAGCAGTGCCGAGCTGACCGAGAGCATCAACTCCATGTTCCAGTGGTACCAAAGGGCAGTGGTCTGCGTCGTACATCTCGCCGACATGGAGTCGGGAGTCGACTTTGGGACCGGTGTCCGGTTCTCCAGATGGATCACCCGGGGATGGACCCTTCAAGAGTTGATTGCACCGAAAAAGGTTGAATTTTATGACAGCAAATGGAAACTTTGTGGCCAGAAGCCTCGAAACAGCGACGTACTCTCGGCAGCTACAAAAATTCCGGAGGACCTCCTGTTGGGGAATCATCGAAGTTCCGAGTATTCGGTAGCCCAAAGACTATCCTGGGCTTCATCACGAACAACGACACGTGTCGAAGACGAGGCGTATTGCCTTTTTGGAATCCTCGAGGTAAACATGCCGCTCATATATGGTGAAGGGAAAATGGCTTTTCGTCGGCTGCAGGAGGAGCTCATCAAGCGCAGTAACGACATCACAATCTTCGCGTGGCAGCCGACGCGGGAGGAGGTCCAGGAGGGACACTGTGGTGTGCTCGCCGCATCGCCACAAGCATTCGCGCTGTGCGAGCATGTCTGTGTCTGGAGACCATCGACATCCCACAATCCCCAGTTCGTCCTCACCAACAGAGGCATACAACTGCAAGACATATTTTTTCATCGAATGCCCCTGAAGAACGATCAACCAGCGGGCGCAAACGAAAGTCTCAAGAGAGAATACGTTTTCATGGTCGGATTCCTGTCTCGTGGCTCTGGGGTGTATCTGGGGATCCAGCTGAGAAAGATCGGAGAATCTCTCTTCCTTCGAAAATCACGGCCGCTCAAGATGATCAGCGGGACAGAAAACAAGTCTCTTTTGAAAACGGATATAGCCACCTGCCATTTCGTGACCGATACGCGACCACTCGATAATGATACACTATTGGCATTTCGCAAACGCTGCACTGAGGTCTCGATTCCTGAGTGGAGCATGAAACACACCATCCCGTCTGGTTATTGGGACGATCAGGACATGATTCAGTTTCATCTTCCAACATATCTTGTCGGTGCCTTTCTTCttgagggtgatgttggaggaAAGCGCACCCGCTTCACTGTGCTGTatcggcgggagggggaggaccAGGTACGGATCTACATTCTGGAGACTGCGAAGCATACCGCTGCTACAACATACATATTTCGTCGTCGAGCCCCTGGGGATATGCTGCACTGGGAAGACTTGGGTTTGGACCACCCTCAAGTACTTGAAGCATCAAATCAAACTCAGGTGGTGATCGACAGAAGGCAATTCACCGTTACCGCCAGTCTACCTAGTAAAGCACTAGATTTCTTTGGGAGGACAAAAATAGGCCGATCCTTACAGTTGGAGGTTGTCGAGAATAGGCCGAAGGGAGACCCGGGGGCCGAGGGTAGGGAGCTCGTTCCATATCGTCAGGGGCGGACAAATCGAAGGCATCGGTCTACTGATGAATCTTTTCCTCGGATTGCAAACACGAGCCTGCCGAGGTCGAGGCCAGAATTTCAATCCATCCCGTCATGA